From the bacterium genome, one window contains:
- a CDS encoding sodium:proton antiporter yields the protein MDLLHILPFAAMLVGIALMPMLIPHLWEHPLAPAILSAACAIPAIADAAVSGHLAEVAEGLEEYIAFIALISALYVTAGGIHISGNPRGTPLVNVAFLAIGAVAASLIGTTGASMLLIRPLLDANRERKHKTHIVIFFILVVSNTGGLLTPLGDPPLYLGYLNGVPFFFTLRLFPAWLIAQGLLLTIFFLWDSRTIQRESAADLLRDQIERSDLKMDGAVNIGLALAIVVISAAGTPSPWRELLFAAVIATSLFVTPTRVREANTFHYGPLREVALLFLGIFITMVPALEALRHHAPHLPVGSPTGLFLLTGVLSSVLDNAPTYLIFANLAAERSGAGGDLGVLAAHAPALLAAVSVGAVFMGANTYIGNGPNLLVKAVAESAGEARVAMPNFLAYAGYAIAILAPVYVAVMLFIL from the coding sequence ATGGATCTGCTGCACATCCTGCCGTTCGCGGCGATGCTGGTGGGCATCGCCCTCATGCCGATGCTCATCCCCCACCTCTGGGAGCACCCGCTGGCCCCGGCGATCCTGTCGGCGGCGTGCGCGATCCCGGCGATCGCCGACGCCGCGGTCTCCGGCCACCTCGCCGAGGTCGCCGAAGGGCTCGAGGAATACATCGCCTTCATCGCGCTGATCTCGGCGCTCTACGTCACCGCCGGCGGCATCCACATCTCCGGCAACCCGCGCGGCACGCCGCTGGTGAACGTGGCGTTCCTCGCCATCGGCGCCGTCGCCGCGAGCCTGATTGGCACCACCGGCGCCTCGATGCTGCTCATCCGGCCGCTGCTCGACGCCAACCGCGAGCGCAAGCACAAGACGCACATCGTCATCTTCTTCATCCTGGTGGTGTCGAACACCGGCGGCCTGCTCACCCCCCTCGGTGATCCGCCGCTCTACCTCGGCTACCTGAACGGGGTGCCCTTCTTCTTCACGCTGCGGCTGTTTCCCGCCTGGCTGATCGCACAGGGGCTCTTGCTGACGATCTTCTTCCTCTGGGACAGCCGCACGATCCAGCGCGAGTCGGCCGCCGACCTGCTGCGCGACCAGATCGAGCGCAGCGACCTCAAGATGGACGGCGCGGTCAACATCGGACTGGCGCTCGCCATCGTCGTCATCTCGGCGGCGGGCACGCCCTCGCCGTGGCGGGAGCTGCTGTTCGCGGCGGTCATCGCGACCTCGCTGTTCGTCACCCCGACCCGCGTGCGCGAGGCCAACACGTTCCACTACGGCCCGCTGCGCGAGGTCGCGCTGCTCTTCCTCGGCATCTTCATCACCATGGTGCCGGCGCTGGAGGCGCTGCGGCATCACGCGCCGCACCTGCCGGTGGGGTCGCCGACCGGGCTCTTCCTGCTCACCGGCGTGTTGTCGAGCGTCCTCGACAACGCGCCGACCTACCTGATCTTCGCCAATCTCGCGGCCGAGCGTTCCGGCGCCGGCGGCGATCTGGGCGTCCTCGCGGCGCACGCCCCGGCGCTGCTCGCCGCGGTCAGCGTCGGCGCGGTGTTCATGGGCGCCAACACCTACATCGGCAACGGGCCCAACCTGCTGGTCAAAGCCGTGGCCGAGTCGGCGGGCGAGGCGCGCGTCGCGATGCCGAATTTCCTCGCCTATGCCGGCTACGCGATCGCGATCCTCGCCCCGGTCTACGTGGCGGTGATGCTCTTCATCCTCTGA
- a CDS encoding DUF839 domain-containing protein, with protein MTLLSRRAVLRAALGGAGLALTGPLLRARAGADPTPPALQPPDANGLRLLPGFTSRIVARAGEPPVRGGRYRWHASPDGGAVFAAPRGGWVYVSNSELNFGQGGAGALRFDAAGTVVDAYPILHGTSLNCAGGATPWRTWLSCEEFPLGRVWECDPFGKRPGIVRPALGVFAHEAVAVDPVRRQLYLTEDAPDGRFYRFTPHQVFHSGAYDLADGLLEVAEVPDGGSLVSGPVSWRPVPDPGAIAASTSQQVSTSTAFPGSEGIAIHDDVAYFTTKYDNRVWALDLARQAIGVLYDDDRYEDPVLTGVDNVAISPGGSVLVAEDGGDMQVVAIVPGGPVYPIAQVVGHIDSEITGPAFDPSGTRLYFSSQRGPGGLITQGITYEVRGPFATI; from the coding sequence GTGACCCTGCTCTCGCGTCGCGCCGTCCTACGCGCCGCGCTCGGCGGCGCCGGCCTGGCGCTCACCGGCCCGTTGCTGCGGGCGCGCGCCGGCGCCGACCCGACGCCGCCGGCGCTGCAGCCGCCGGATGCCAACGGGCTCCGTCTCCTTCCCGGATTCACCTCGCGCATCGTGGCGCGCGCCGGCGAGCCGCCGGTGCGGGGCGGCCGCTATCGGTGGCACGCCTCGCCGGACGGCGGCGCCGTTTTCGCCGCACCACGCGGCGGCTGGGTGTACGTCTCCAACAGCGAGCTGAACTTCGGCCAGGGGGGCGCCGGCGCGCTGCGCTTCGACGCCGCCGGCACCGTGGTCGACGCCTACCCGATCCTGCACGGCACCTCGCTCAACTGCGCCGGCGGCGCGACCCCGTGGCGCACCTGGTTGTCGTGCGAGGAGTTCCCGCTCGGGCGGGTGTGGGAGTGCGACCCCTTCGGCAAGCGGCCCGGCATCGTGCGACCGGCGCTCGGCGTCTTCGCCCACGAGGCGGTGGCGGTGGATCCGGTCCGGCGCCAGCTCTACCTGACCGAGGACGCTCCCGACGGCCGCTTCTACCGCTTCACGCCGCATCAGGTGTTCCACTCGGGCGCCTACGATCTGGCCGACGGACTGCTCGAGGTCGCCGAGGTGCCTGACGGCGGCAGTCTGGTCAGCGGGCCGGTGAGCTGGCGTCCGGTGCCCGATCCGGGCGCCATCGCGGCCTCGACCTCGCAACAGGTGTCGACCAGCACGGCCTTCCCAGGGTCCGAGGGCATCGCCATCCACGACGACGTCGCCTACTTCACCACCAAGTACGACAATCGGGTCTGGGCGCTGGACCTCGCCCGACAGGCGATCGGCGTCCTCTACGACGACGACCGTTACGAAGACCCGGTGCTCACTGGCGTCGACAACGTCGCCATCTCGCCCGGCGGCTCGGTGCTGGTAGCCGAGGATGGCGGCGACATGCAGGTGGTCGCGATCGTGCCCGGCGGACCGGTGTATCCGATCGCCCAGGTCGTCGGTCACATCGACTCGGAGATCACCGGCCCGGCGTTCGACCCCTCCGGCACCCGCCTCTACTTCAGCTCGCAACGCGGCCCGGGCGGACTCATCACCCAGGGCATCACCTACGAAGTGCGCGGGCCGTTCGCGACGATCTGA
- a CDS encoding class I SAM-dependent methyltransferase codes for MSEPLYDYLVAHGHNGDPLLAELARETEALGPIAVMQIAPEQGTLMSILVGAIGATSAIEIGTFTGYSALCVARALGPNGRLLCCDISDEWTAIARRYWEKAGVAERIELRLAPALETLRALPADRTFDFAFIDADKVSYRDYYEALLPRLRRNGLLVFDNVLWMGQVLDRETPSDDTRALQQLNDHLAADQRVEAVMISVSDGLTIVRKR; via the coding sequence ATGTCCGAGCCGCTGTACGACTACCTCGTCGCCCATGGGCACAACGGCGATCCGCTCCTCGCCGAGCTGGCGCGGGAAACCGAGGCGCTCGGGCCGATTGCGGTGATGCAGATCGCGCCGGAGCAGGGAACGCTGATGTCGATCCTGGTCGGCGCCATCGGCGCCACCTCGGCGATCGAGATCGGCACCTTCACCGGCTACAGCGCCCTGTGCGTCGCCCGCGCGCTCGGGCCGAATGGCCGCCTGCTCTGCTGCGACATCAGCGACGAATGGACCGCCATCGCCCGGCGCTACTGGGAGAAGGCCGGCGTCGCCGAGCGCATCGAGCTGCGGTTGGCGCCGGCGCTCGAGACGCTGCGCGCGCTCCCGGCCGACCGCACCTTCGACTTCGCCTTCATCGACGCCGACAAGGTCTCGTATCGCGACTACTACGAAGCCTTGCTGCCGCGCCTGCGCCGCAATGGGTTGCTCGTCTTCGACAACGTGCTGTGGATGGGACAGGTGCTCGACCGGGAGACGCCGTCGGACGACACCCGGGCGCTGCAGCAGCTCAACGATCACCTCGCCGCCGACCAGCGCGTCGAGGCGGTGATGATCTCGGTGTCGGACGGCCTCACCATCGTCCGCAAGCGCTGA